Proteins found in one Hevea brasiliensis isolate MT/VB/25A 57/8 chromosome 18, ASM3005281v1, whole genome shotgun sequence genomic segment:
- the LOC110651160 gene encoding uncharacterized protein LOC110651160, which yields MANNSKEEPKTAPQSDRWYNLNLGPSFKEDAPNNKYCTLRYEFKPASIDKAKTGSLHKNKENRVSVEFQNIQLGKPKVTFEGSSEDYKENDAVLFFDGETFRLERLHRAVKQLRLLRQPGESAAAAAAAQSGLTIEPRLSPPAGKVVKPMHVGRSAAFPPVPVEVERINVGEPQIPGTKVVTKGNSGHPTYPPNVSTSSPSPKNDEAEDHQDIDIEDIFGSSSPYDNAAQQTGDGGFDIGVPQQNDSDDEIADVDDSGDEGDNGRNAAEALRAQVNAEGRDGQTSSSGSSSGSGSGSSSSSSDSEGSDEDSVNSI from the exons ATGGCAAACAACTCCAAGGAAGAGCCCAAGACCGCTCCCCAATCCGATCGGTGGTACAATCTAAACCTAGGCCCTTCCTTTAAAGAAGACGCTCCTAATAATAAGTACTGCACTCTGCGGT ATGAATTTAAGCCGGCTTCAATTGATAAGGCTAAGACTGGATCATTGCACAAGAATAAGGAAAATAGGGTATCTGTGGAGTTTCAAAACATTCAATTGGGAAAACCTAAAGTCACATTTGAAGGTAGCAGCGAGGATTACAAGGAAAACGATGCCGTTTTGTTTTTTGACGGCGAGACATTTCGGTTGGAGCGGCTTCATCGGGCCGTGAAGCAGCTCCGTCTCCTTCGACAGCCGGGTGAATCTGCTGCTGCAGCTGCAGCCGCTCAATCCGGGTTGACCATTGAGCCTCGGTTATCTCCTCCGGCTGGGAAGGTTGTGAAACCTATGCATGTGGGAAGAAGCGCAGCTTTTCCTCCAGTGCCG GTTGAGGTGGAACGAATTAATGTTGGTGAACCACAAATTCCAG GTACAAAAGTTGTTACTAAGGGGAATTCTGGCCATCCAACTTATCCACCAAATGTATCTACTTCCTCACCTAGCCCCAAGAATGATGAAGCTGAAGACCATCAAGATATAGATATTGAGGACATATTTGGATCTAGTTCACCTTATGATAATGCAGCCCAACAAACAGGTGATGGTGGATTTGATATCGGTGTACCACAACAAAATGACTCTGATGACGAGATTGCTGATGTGGATGATAGTGGTGATGAGGGAGATAATGGGCGTAATGCTGCAGAAGCCCTTAGAGCCCAGGTTAATGCAGAAGGGAGGGATGGGCAGACCTCTAGTTCTGGTAGCAGCAGTGGTAGTGGAAGTGGAAGCAGCAGTAGCAGCAGTGACAGTGAAGGCAGTGATGAAGATTCGGTAAATTCTATTTGA
- the LOC110651159 gene encoding uncharacterized protein LOC110651159 encodes MEKISHVRAFSSPELAASSPMKALRPEDYSLEGIATNVKLLLKLIQEHNGASTNDDRKMQRIAGMITILDDVKSRIEKSQSARKRLAELRRCNTELRPSRSPRDKKPQEAVTSTDDNERLRKQLSTSLAARKSLEIMCSSLGKEKEIMACELARKVSELNEMEELVSDLKAQNDTLLTKLQSHAAEHKEKKTIAGDAQGNAALQDRNKVLSEQLLNSLDSYRSLKRKYKDAKKENSEIRKTMEEIGVEVIAGIERIRSFRQRMASSKDQPADIEEEISALEQMFQRFNMKISKHEEQNSERAKPKAEISASSKPPVLA; translated from the exons ATGGAAAAAATATCCCATGTTCGAGCATTCTCATCTCCAGAACTGGCAGCTTCTTCTCCTATGAAAGCTCTAAGGCCAGAAGATTATAGTTTAGAAG GTATTGCGACAAATGTGAAGCTGCTGCTAAAATTAATTCAAGAGCATAATGGAGCGAGCACTAATGATGACAGGAAAATGCAAAGGATCGCTGGAATGATCACCATCTTAGATGATGTTAAATCGCGAATTGAAAAGTCTCAATCTGCCAGGAAAAGATTGGCTGAGCTCAGGAGGTGCAACACAGAACTTAGGCCTAGTCGTTCTCCTAGAGACAAGAAGCCTCAAGAAGCAGTGACGAGTACCGATGATAATGAGAGGTTGAGGAAGCAACTCAGTACAAGCTTGGCTGCAAGAAAGAGCCTAGAAATTATGTGTTCAAGCTTGGGAAAGGAAAAGGAAATTATGGCCTGTGAACTTGCCAGGAAGGTTAGCGAATTGAATGAAATGGAGGAACTTGTCAGTGACCTCAAGGCACAAAATGATACATTGTTGACGAAACTACAATCTCATGCTGCGGAGCACAAGGAGAAGAAAACAATTGCAGGGGATGCTCAAGGGAATGCAGCTCTTCAGGATCGAAACAAGGTGCTTTCGGAGCAACTGCTCAATTCTCTTGATAGTTATCGATCTTTAAAAAGGAAATACAAAGATGCAAAAAAGGAAAACTCTGAAATTAGGAAGACGATGGAAGAAATTGGGGTGGAAGTAATTGCTGGTATTGAAAGGATCCGTAGCTTCAGGCAAAGAATGGCCTCAAGCAAAGATCAACCAGCAGATATAGAAGAGGAGATTTCAGCATTGGAGCAAATGTTCCAGCGATTTAACATGAAAATTTCCAAGCATGAGGAGCAGAACAGTGAACGGGCTAAACCAAAAGCTGAGATCAGTGCCAGCAGCAAGCCTCCCGTTCTCGCATGA
- the LOC110651162 gene encoding protein BREAST CANCER SUSCEPTIBILITY 1 homolog isoform X1: MGDPIHLEKMGRELKCPICLSLLNSAVSLTCNHVFCNSCIVKSMKSGSTCPVCKVPYRRREVRAAPHMDSLVSIYKSMEAASGFQIFVTQNPPSAKSSDTKEQVEADANCGREDIHIICQDRVQKKKSSTRKRSRNTTKSSQEVSDPISAKPSFPAKKRVQVPQCLPSETPTRTEKLEIGSGENIKDGFKNRSLIPRENPAPFEKGEPVFSPFFWLRDDEGLEKLSQHTIGSQFLDITPPNIPTFSDIKDSDDDSPSKLSQAEEVCGKPNDADLFNSEMFEWTQKACSPELFSSPAMMQDEDAGEIDGNQESKQEVLLLSSNTNEHSVGNEKCSDTEDVMDIADEESPTLSPLRPGSSDCQVASNKSKRKVRTARKKATLKKCVKKDAEQNFEVPSNSEMKSRKIMQKEACDKGNSLECKKTRRREKAVFGTSAAESKPENALPVSLRAEAQNQSDKKMAAELSTSLCKKQCHNENLRKNIGKMCGNASTSHAYCSLRLKKQKLDSTDMNVIEETYKVQNPLEEGKSPPEVDGKCISYIKQKQQKHGIEVNSVLNSESNKKLRSTKKMKVSFYGISTDGLLNDHQEGHISISAKETQCIEKAAAVSVKETQYKRKVRGSLGSKIPDNSEILGTLGQANVVALHTCQTLALNIHCAFCLSSEDSEASGEMVHYCNGRPVAANYNSGSKVIHSHRNCAEWAPNVYFEDDTAINLEAELTRSRRITCCCCGLKGAALGCYEKSCRKSFHVTCAKMIPQCRWDTNNFVMLCPLHASSKLPDEDSGSEERIRKKCIPKRKRPNQCSKVVLKHDVSSCPNWNSSVTADKLVLCCSALTVEEKEIVSEFERLSGVIVLKNWDLSVTHVIASTNENGACRRTLKILMGILEGKWILNIEWVKACMKAMELVQEEKYEILVDIHGIRDGPRLGRLRILNKQPKIFEGFRFYMLGDFVASYKGYIQDLLIAGGGTVLHRKPISGAQGVLSLGSSTLATFIIYSIELPDKCDLSKKEIILNRRRGDAETLASATGARAVSNSWVLNSIAACKLQNFAE, translated from the exons ACACAAAAGAGCAAGTAGAGGCTGATGCGAATTGCGGAAGAGAAGATATCCATATAATTTGTCAGGACAGAGTGCAAAAGAAAAAATCTTCCACAAGAAAGAGGTCAAGAAATACTACTAAATCCAGCCAGGAAGTTTCTGATCCTATTTCTGCGAAGCCTTCCTTCCCTGCTAAAAAAAGAGTTCAGGTGCCACAATGTCTTCCTTCAGAAACCCCAACACGAACTGAGAAGCTAGAGATTGGATCAGGTGAAAACATTAAGGATGGATTTAAGAACAGGTCATTGATCCCAAGAGAGAATCCTGCTCCCTTTGAAAAAGGTGAACCTGTGTTTTCCCCTTTTTTCTGGTTGAGAGATGATGAAGGTTTAGAGAAGTTAAGTCAGCATACTATTGGTAGTCAATTTTTGGATATAACACCTCCAAACATTCCTACTTTTAGTGATATCAAGGATTCAGATGATGACAGCCCCTCTAAATTATCCCAAGCA GAGGAAGTGTGTGGCAAACCAAATGACGCAGATCTTTTTAATAGTGAAATGTTTGAGTGGACACAGAAAGCTTGCTCCCCTGAACTTTTTTCAAGTCCTGCTATGATGCAG GATGAGGATGCTGGTGAAATTGATGGAAATCAAGAAAGCAAACAAGAAGTACTCTTACTGAGTTCAAATACAAATGAACACAGTGTTGGAAATGAAAAATGTTCTGATACTGAAGATGTAATGGACATTGCAGATGAGGAATCTCCTACTCTGTCCCCTCTGAGACCCGGAAGTTCTGATTGTCAAGTTGCCTCTAACAAATCCAAAAGGAAAGTTAGGACTGCTAGGAAAAAGGCAACACTAAAGAAGTGTGTTAAGAAAGATGCAGAGCAAAATTTTGAGGTTCCCTCTAATTCAGAGATGAAATCTAGAAAAATTATGCAGAAGGAAGCATGTGACAAGGGAAACTCTTTAGAGTGTAAGAAAACTAGGAGGAGAGAGAAGGCTGTTTTTGGTACCTCTGCAGCTGAATCAAAACCTGAAAATGCTCTCCCTGTTTCTCTCAGAGCAGAAGCACAAAATCAAAGTGACAAAAAGATGGCTGCTGAGTTGTCTACTTCACTATGTAAGAAACAATGTCATAATGAAAATCTTAGAAAAAATATCGGAAAAATGTGTGGGAATGCCAGCACCTCTCATGCATATTGTTCTTTGAGGTTGAAGAAACAAAAATTGGATTCCACTGATATGAACGTGATTGAAGAAACTTATAAAGTTCAAAACCCATTGGAAGAAGGCAAAAGCCCTCCTGAAGTTGATGGTAAGTGCATCTCATATATCAAGCAGAAACAGCAGAAACATGGAATTGAAGTTAACTCTGTATTGAATTCAGAAAGCAATAAAAAGTTAAGAAGTACAAAAAAGATGAAAGTTTCCTTTTATGGCATCTCAACAGATGGGTTACTAAATGACCATCAAGAGGGTCATATTAGTATCTCTGCAAAGGAAACTCAATGCATTGAAAAGGCAGCTGCTGTCTCTGTAAAAGAaactcagtacaaaaggaaggtTCGAGGTAGTCTTGGTTCGAAAATTCCTGATAATTCAGAAATATTGGGGACGCTTGGtcaagcaaatgtagtggctttGCATACTTGCCAAACCCTTGCTCTTAATATTCATTGTGCTTTCTGTCTTTCTTCAGAAGACTCGGAG GCCTCAGGAGAGATGGTCCACTACTGCAATGGCAGGCCTGTAGCTGCAAATTATAACAGTGGATCCAAGGTTATACACTCTCATAGAAATTGTGCTGAGTG GGCGCCTAATGTTTATTTTGAGGATGATACTGCAATTAATCTTGAAGCTGAATTAACTAGAAGTAGGAGGATAACGTGCTGCTGCTGTGGACTTAAAGGTGCTGCTCTTGGATGTTATGAGAAGAGTTGTCGCAAAAGTTTCCATGTCACATGTGCAAAGATGATCCCTCAATGTCGATGGGATACT AATAACTTTGTCATGCTGTGCCCTCTTCATGCTTCTTCGAAGTTGCCTGATGAAGACTCAGGATCTGAAGAGAGAATAAGAAAGAAATGCATTCCAAAAAG AAAAAGGCCCAATCAGTGCAGCAAAGTTGTTTTAAAACATGATGTCAGTTCATGTCCAAATTGGAATTCAAGTGTAACAGCAGACAAGCTGGTTCTTTGTTGTTCTGCTCTCACAGTTGAGGAAAAG GAAATTGTTTCTGAATTTGAGAGATTATCAGGAGTTATAGTGTTGAAAAATTGGGATTTGAGCGTCACCCATGTCATTGCATCTACAAATGAAAATGGAGCATGCAGAAGAACCCTCAAGATCTTGATGGGCATCTTGGAGGGGAAATGGATACTGAATATTGAGT GGGTTAAGGCTTGCATGAAGGCAATGGAACTTGTTCAAGAGGAGAAATATGAAATTTTAGTGGATATTCATGGAATCAGGGATGGCCCGCGACTTGGAAGACTGAGAATCCTGAACAAG CAACCAAAAATTTTTGAGGGGTTTAGGTTCTATATGCTGGGAGATTTTGTAGCTTCTTACAAGGGATATATTCAAGATCTTCTAATTGCTGGTGGAGGAACTGTTCTGCATAGGAAACCCATTTCTGGAGCCCAGGGTGTCTTGTCATTGGGTTCCTCTACACTTGCGACATTCATAATTTACAGCATCGAGCTTCCTGATAAGTGTGATCTCAGCAAGAAGGAAATTATTTTAAATCGAAGAAGGGGAGACGCCGAAACTCTGGCGAGTGCAACTGGAGCTAGGGCAGTAAGCAATTCTTGGGTTTTGAACTCCATTGCAGCTTGCAAACTGCAAAATTTTGCTGAATAA
- the LOC110651162 gene encoding protein BREAST CANCER SUSCEPTIBILITY 1 homolog isoform X2 produces MGDPIHLEKMGRELKCPICLSLLNSAVSLTCNHVFCNSCIVKSMKSGSTCPVCKVPYRRREVRAAPHMDSLVSIYKSMEAASGFQIFVTQNPPSAKSSDTKEQVEADANCGREDIHIICQDRVQKKKSSTRKRSRNTTKSSQEVSDPISAKPSFPAKKRVQVPQCLPSETPTRTEKLEIGSGENIKDGFKNRSLIPRENPAPFEKGEPVFSPFFWLRDDEGLEKLSQHTIGSQFLDITPPNIPTFSDIKDSDDDSPSKLSQAEEVCGKPNDADLFNSEMFEWTQKACSPELFSSPAMMQDEDAGEIDGNQESKQEVLLLSSNTNEHSVGNEKCSDTEDVMDIADEESPTLSPLRPGSSDCQVASNKSKRKVRTARKKATLKKCVKKDAEQNFEVPSNSEMKSRKIMQKEACDKGNSLECKKTRRREKAVFGTSAAESKPENALPVSLRAEAQNQSDKKMAAELSTSLCKKQCHNENLRKNIGKMCGNASTSHAYCSLRLKKQKLDSTDMNVIEETYKVQNPLEEGKSPPEVDDGLLNDHQEGHISISAKETQCIEKAAAVSVKETQYKRKVRGSLGSKIPDNSEILGTLGQANVVALHTCQTLALNIHCAFCLSSEDSEASGEMVHYCNGRPVAANYNSGSKVIHSHRNCAEWAPNVYFEDDTAINLEAELTRSRRITCCCCGLKGAALGCYEKSCRKSFHVTCAKMIPQCRWDTNNFVMLCPLHASSKLPDEDSGSEERIRKKCIPKRKRPNQCSKVVLKHDVSSCPNWNSSVTADKLVLCCSALTVEEKEIVSEFERLSGVIVLKNWDLSVTHVIASTNENGACRRTLKILMGILEGKWILNIEWVKACMKAMELVQEEKYEILVDIHGIRDGPRLGRLRILNKQPKIFEGFRFYMLGDFVASYKGYIQDLLIAGGGTVLHRKPISGAQGVLSLGSSTLATFIIYSIELPDKCDLSKKEIILNRRRGDAETLASATGARAVSNSWVLNSIAACKLQNFAE; encoded by the exons ACACAAAAGAGCAAGTAGAGGCTGATGCGAATTGCGGAAGAGAAGATATCCATATAATTTGTCAGGACAGAGTGCAAAAGAAAAAATCTTCCACAAGAAAGAGGTCAAGAAATACTACTAAATCCAGCCAGGAAGTTTCTGATCCTATTTCTGCGAAGCCTTCCTTCCCTGCTAAAAAAAGAGTTCAGGTGCCACAATGTCTTCCTTCAGAAACCCCAACACGAACTGAGAAGCTAGAGATTGGATCAGGTGAAAACATTAAGGATGGATTTAAGAACAGGTCATTGATCCCAAGAGAGAATCCTGCTCCCTTTGAAAAAGGTGAACCTGTGTTTTCCCCTTTTTTCTGGTTGAGAGATGATGAAGGTTTAGAGAAGTTAAGTCAGCATACTATTGGTAGTCAATTTTTGGATATAACACCTCCAAACATTCCTACTTTTAGTGATATCAAGGATTCAGATGATGACAGCCCCTCTAAATTATCCCAAGCA GAGGAAGTGTGTGGCAAACCAAATGACGCAGATCTTTTTAATAGTGAAATGTTTGAGTGGACACAGAAAGCTTGCTCCCCTGAACTTTTTTCAAGTCCTGCTATGATGCAG GATGAGGATGCTGGTGAAATTGATGGAAATCAAGAAAGCAAACAAGAAGTACTCTTACTGAGTTCAAATACAAATGAACACAGTGTTGGAAATGAAAAATGTTCTGATACTGAAGATGTAATGGACATTGCAGATGAGGAATCTCCTACTCTGTCCCCTCTGAGACCCGGAAGTTCTGATTGTCAAGTTGCCTCTAACAAATCCAAAAGGAAAGTTAGGACTGCTAGGAAAAAGGCAACACTAAAGAAGTGTGTTAAGAAAGATGCAGAGCAAAATTTTGAGGTTCCCTCTAATTCAGAGATGAAATCTAGAAAAATTATGCAGAAGGAAGCATGTGACAAGGGAAACTCTTTAGAGTGTAAGAAAACTAGGAGGAGAGAGAAGGCTGTTTTTGGTACCTCTGCAGCTGAATCAAAACCTGAAAATGCTCTCCCTGTTTCTCTCAGAGCAGAAGCACAAAATCAAAGTGACAAAAAGATGGCTGCTGAGTTGTCTACTTCACTATGTAAGAAACAATGTCATAATGAAAATCTTAGAAAAAATATCGGAAAAATGTGTGGGAATGCCAGCACCTCTCATGCATATTGTTCTTTGAGGTTGAAGAAACAAAAATTGGATTCCACTGATATGAACGTGATTGAAGAAACTTATAAAGTTCAAAACCCATTGGAAGAAGGCAAAAGCCCTCCTGAAGTTGATG ATGGGTTACTAAATGACCATCAAGAGGGTCATATTAGTATCTCTGCAAAGGAAACTCAATGCATTGAAAAGGCAGCTGCTGTCTCTGTAAAAGAaactcagtacaaaaggaaggtTCGAGGTAGTCTTGGTTCGAAAATTCCTGATAATTCAGAAATATTGGGGACGCTTGGtcaagcaaatgtagtggctttGCATACTTGCCAAACCCTTGCTCTTAATATTCATTGTGCTTTCTGTCTTTCTTCAGAAGACTCGGAG GCCTCAGGAGAGATGGTCCACTACTGCAATGGCAGGCCTGTAGCTGCAAATTATAACAGTGGATCCAAGGTTATACACTCTCATAGAAATTGTGCTGAGTG GGCGCCTAATGTTTATTTTGAGGATGATACTGCAATTAATCTTGAAGCTGAATTAACTAGAAGTAGGAGGATAACGTGCTGCTGCTGTGGACTTAAAGGTGCTGCTCTTGGATGTTATGAGAAGAGTTGTCGCAAAAGTTTCCATGTCACATGTGCAAAGATGATCCCTCAATGTCGATGGGATACT AATAACTTTGTCATGCTGTGCCCTCTTCATGCTTCTTCGAAGTTGCCTGATGAAGACTCAGGATCTGAAGAGAGAATAAGAAAGAAATGCATTCCAAAAAG AAAAAGGCCCAATCAGTGCAGCAAAGTTGTTTTAAAACATGATGTCAGTTCATGTCCAAATTGGAATTCAAGTGTAACAGCAGACAAGCTGGTTCTTTGTTGTTCTGCTCTCACAGTTGAGGAAAAG GAAATTGTTTCTGAATTTGAGAGATTATCAGGAGTTATAGTGTTGAAAAATTGGGATTTGAGCGTCACCCATGTCATTGCATCTACAAATGAAAATGGAGCATGCAGAAGAACCCTCAAGATCTTGATGGGCATCTTGGAGGGGAAATGGATACTGAATATTGAGT GGGTTAAGGCTTGCATGAAGGCAATGGAACTTGTTCAAGAGGAGAAATATGAAATTTTAGTGGATATTCATGGAATCAGGGATGGCCCGCGACTTGGAAGACTGAGAATCCTGAACAAG CAACCAAAAATTTTTGAGGGGTTTAGGTTCTATATGCTGGGAGATTTTGTAGCTTCTTACAAGGGATATATTCAAGATCTTCTAATTGCTGGTGGAGGAACTGTTCTGCATAGGAAACCCATTTCTGGAGCCCAGGGTGTCTTGTCATTGGGTTCCTCTACACTTGCGACATTCATAATTTACAGCATCGAGCTTCCTGATAAGTGTGATCTCAGCAAGAAGGAAATTATTTTAAATCGAAGAAGGGGAGACGCCGAAACTCTGGCGAGTGCAACTGGAGCTAGGGCAGTAAGCAATTCTTGGGTTTTGAACTCCATTGCAGCTTGCAAACTGCAAAATTTTGCTGAATAA